In Tachysurus fulvidraco isolate hzauxx_2018 chromosome 1, HZAU_PFXX_2.0, whole genome shotgun sequence, a single window of DNA contains:
- the gal3st3 gene encoding galactose-3-O-sulfotransferase 3 isoform X2: MMSQKKIFLILVAVSTVSLLLHQGGHLSWTMEVFRQTYPSINSQPVKHTNIVFLKTHKTASSTVQNIFFRFAERNNLTVALPVTPCDHQFCYPRLFSKHFVHPYTMPPNIVTSHMRFSHSELKCIMPNNTLYITILREPGAMFESLFSYYNQYCDSFKRVPNGSLEAFLENPWAYYRPEEKDSMYARNTLTFDLGGDRNKPPKEVPTYAKRFAAEVENAFSLVMIAEHFDESLILMRHLLSWDLEDVLYIKQNMRMPLSRSNLSEAQLNKIRSWNSIDAVLYDHFNVSLWRQLKELGLDCVAREVKLLRHAQEEMVRGCYGGRLPQLRSAAEITNKDLRPWQPSKVTIVGYDLPESGMSQDKCLKMIMPEVQYTKRLLNTQMLHYRNKYFLNTMKHNMRNPSSQQQHTSRSILVRSATLRKSPRASV, encoded by the exons ATGATGTCTCAGAAGAAGATTTTCCTGATTCTGGTGGCAGTTAGTACTGTCAGTTTGCTGTTGCATCAGGGAGGCCACCTGAGTTG GACCATGGAAGTGTTCCGACAGACCTACCCATCCATCAACTCTCAACCTGTCAAACACACCAACATAGTCTTCCTCAAGACGCACAAGACAGCCAGCAGCACTGTGCAGAACATCTTCTTCCGCTTTGCTGAGCGCAACAACCTCACAGTGGCGCTGCCGGTCACACCATGTGACCACCAGTTCTGCTACCCGCGCCTCTTCAGCAAACATTTTGTCCACCCCTACACCATGCCTCCAAACATTGTAACCAGCCACATGCGCTTCAGCCACTCTGAGTTGAAATGCATTATGCCCAATAACACCCTCTACATTACCATCTTACGTGAGCCTGGAGCCATGTTTGAGTCCCTGTTCAGCTACTACAATCAGTACTGTGATAGTTTCAAGCGGGTCCCCAATGGATCTCTGGAAGCTTTTCTGGAAAACCCCTGGGCTTACTATCGCCCTGAGGAGAAAGATTCAATGTATGCTAGGAATACACTGACCTTCGACCTGGGTGGAGATAGGAATAAACCGCCCAAAGAAGTGCCGACGTATGCGAAGCGATTTGCTGCAGAAGTGGAGAATGCCTTCTCATTGGTCATGATTGCAGAACATTTTGATGAATCCCTAATCCTGATGCGACATCTGTTGTCATGGGATCTAGAGGATGTGCTCTACATCAAGCAAAACATGCGCATGCCTTTGTCTAGAAGCAACCTTTCTGAAGCACAACTGAACAAAATCCGATCATGGAACTCCATCGATGCTGTGCTGTATGACCACTTTAATGTCTCACTTTGGAGGCAGCTGAAAGAACTGGGCCTAGATTGTGTTGCTAGGGAAGTAAAGCTGCTGCGTCATGCCCAAGAAGAGATGGTACGTGGCTGCTATGGTGGCAGACTGCCTCAGCTCCGCTCAGCTGCGGAGATTACCAACAAAGATCTGCGGCCCTGGCAGCCCAGCAAAGTGACTATTGTTGGCTACGACTTACCAGAGTCTGGCATGTCACAGGACAAGTGCCTGAAAATGATAATGCCTGAAGTGCAATATACAAAGCGACTGCTAAACACGCAGATGCTGCATTACAGGAACAAGTACTTTTTAAATACAATGAAGCATAATATGAGGAATCCCTCTAGCCAGCAACAACACACCTCCCGATCCATTTTAGTTCGTTCAGCCACACTTAGGAAGAGTCCCAGAGCATCTGTATAG
- the gal3st3 gene encoding galactose-3-O-sulfotransferase 3 isoform X1 — protein sequence MFIMGSLMTEMMSQKKIFLILVAVSTVSLLLHQGGHLSWTMEVFRQTYPSINSQPVKHTNIVFLKTHKTASSTVQNIFFRFAERNNLTVALPVTPCDHQFCYPRLFSKHFVHPYTMPPNIVTSHMRFSHSELKCIMPNNTLYITILREPGAMFESLFSYYNQYCDSFKRVPNGSLEAFLENPWAYYRPEEKDSMYARNTLTFDLGGDRNKPPKEVPTYAKRFAAEVENAFSLVMIAEHFDESLILMRHLLSWDLEDVLYIKQNMRMPLSRSNLSEAQLNKIRSWNSIDAVLYDHFNVSLWRQLKELGLDCVAREVKLLRHAQEEMVRGCYGGRLPQLRSAAEITNKDLRPWQPSKVTIVGYDLPESGMSQDKCLKMIMPEVQYTKRLLNTQMLHYRNKYFLNTMKHNMRNPSSQQQHTSRSILVRSATLRKSPRASV from the exons ATGTTTATCATGGGCAGTCTAATGACAGAG ATGATGTCTCAGAAGAAGATTTTCCTGATTCTGGTGGCAGTTAGTACTGTCAGTTTGCTGTTGCATCAGGGAGGCCACCTGAGTTG GACCATGGAAGTGTTCCGACAGACCTACCCATCCATCAACTCTCAACCTGTCAAACACACCAACATAGTCTTCCTCAAGACGCACAAGACAGCCAGCAGCACTGTGCAGAACATCTTCTTCCGCTTTGCTGAGCGCAACAACCTCACAGTGGCGCTGCCGGTCACACCATGTGACCACCAGTTCTGCTACCCGCGCCTCTTCAGCAAACATTTTGTCCACCCCTACACCATGCCTCCAAACATTGTAACCAGCCACATGCGCTTCAGCCACTCTGAGTTGAAATGCATTATGCCCAATAACACCCTCTACATTACCATCTTACGTGAGCCTGGAGCCATGTTTGAGTCCCTGTTCAGCTACTACAATCAGTACTGTGATAGTTTCAAGCGGGTCCCCAATGGATCTCTGGAAGCTTTTCTGGAAAACCCCTGGGCTTACTATCGCCCTGAGGAGAAAGATTCAATGTATGCTAGGAATACACTGACCTTCGACCTGGGTGGAGATAGGAATAAACCGCCCAAAGAAGTGCCGACGTATGCGAAGCGATTTGCTGCAGAAGTGGAGAATGCCTTCTCATTGGTCATGATTGCAGAACATTTTGATGAATCCCTAATCCTGATGCGACATCTGTTGTCATGGGATCTAGAGGATGTGCTCTACATCAAGCAAAACATGCGCATGCCTTTGTCTAGAAGCAACCTTTCTGAAGCACAACTGAACAAAATCCGATCATGGAACTCCATCGATGCTGTGCTGTATGACCACTTTAATGTCTCACTTTGGAGGCAGCTGAAAGAACTGGGCCTAGATTGTGTTGCTAGGGAAGTAAAGCTGCTGCGTCATGCCCAAGAAGAGATGGTACGTGGCTGCTATGGTGGCAGACTGCCTCAGCTCCGCTCAGCTGCGGAGATTACCAACAAAGATCTGCGGCCCTGGCAGCCCAGCAAAGTGACTATTGTTGGCTACGACTTACCAGAGTCTGGCATGTCACAGGACAAGTGCCTGAAAATGATAATGCCTGAAGTGCAATATACAAAGCGACTGCTAAACACGCAGATGCTGCATTACAGGAACAAGTACTTTTTAAATACAATGAAGCATAATATGAGGAATCCCTCTAGCCAGCAACAACACACCTCCCGATCCATTTTAGTTCGTTCAGCCACACTTAGGAAGAGTCCCAGAGCATCTGTATAG